CAGCCCTGCTGTTTGGGGCTCAGCAAATGGGCGGACCGGCCTCTTGGAGGAGGCCCCAGTGCAGGTCCTGTGCAAGGACTGCAGCGGCTTCTGGAACAGGCAAAGAGCCCTGGGGAGCTGCTGCGCTGGCTGGGCCAGAACCCCACCAAAGTGCGCGTCCACCACTACTCGGTGGCGCTTCGTCGTCTGGGCCAGCTCTTGGGGTCTCGGCCACGGCCCCCTCCTGTGGAGCAGGCCACACTGCAGGACTTGAGTCAGCTCATCATCCGAAACTGCCCCTCCTTTGACATTCACACCATCCACGTGTGTCTGCACCTTGCAGTCTTACTTGGTGAGGAGGGGCTTGAGGTGGGCGCCTGGGGGGCTGGGTGTTAAGAATAGGGAGAACAGTAGAGGACAACGGACAGAGACCCAGCCTCTCAGGCGTTTGCCCAGGAATGGTTGCTCCTGCTCCCGTCCTATGTCTGCAGCAGACATCATGAGAAAAACGCAGTCCTTCCAGCCTCGCTAGGGTGCCACCTCAGATTCCTGCTAATAGAGTGCCCTAGGAAGCCACCATAATTTGTCACAATTGGTACAAGATGAAAGCCTATTTGCCATCTTTGTATGTACTCCCCACAGACCGTTTTGATACCTCATAGCCACGTGATACTTTACATTTCTTTAGTGTTTGCACTTAAACTCTAGCACACCTTGCTCAGGAAACAGAGAGGTGAAAGGTGGGGAATTCAAGTAACCCCATGATTGGAGCAGCAGCAcagctctgttaccaggctgccTTTTACCTCTCCCCCTCAGGCTTTCCGTCTGATGGTCCCCTGGTGTGTGCCCTGGAACAGGAGCGAAGGCTCCGCCTCCCTCCGAAGCCACCTCCCCCTTTGCAGCCCCTTCTCCGAGGTGGGCAAGGGTTGGAAGCTGCTCTAAGCTGTCCCCGTTTTCTGCGGTATCCACGGCAGCATCTGATCAGCAGCCTGGCAGGTGCTGGAGGGGGTTAAAGACAGACGGGGTTGGGAGGGTTGACAGGAGGAGGAAGGTGGTCTCAGTTGGCTGGGCTGAGGTGGAATTGAGCCAGCTGGAGGTCCAGCCGAGGCCCAGCATGACAGGCTGTTCTTCACAGAGGCAAGGCCAGAGGAACTGACTCCCCATGTGATGGTGCTCCTGGCCCAGCACCTGGCCCGGCACCGGTTACGGGAGCCCCAGCTTCTGGAAGCCATTGCCCACTTCCTGGTGGTTCAGGAAACCCAGCTCAGCAGCAAGGTGGGCTTACCACCCACCCTCCAGTGCATCTCTCAGTCATTCTCAGGGACCTCGTCAGGCCCAGCACCCTGTGCAGCTCAGCTATCCTTTTCCTGAAGCAGACACACCCTCTCTGTCCCCTGGGACCTGCATCTTTTCCTACACCCTCTCTGTGACTTGCCCACCTCCTGTCACCAGCATGCATTCCTGGAACTCTGCAGTTTCCCAAAGCACTCTTAGCACCATCCTAGCTCCACCCATCCCTCTCCTTGAAGTCTTCAGGGCCAAACCCCACAGTGATGTCCCCTCTGCCTGTCTGGTGATTAGTCACGTGCAGCTTGTGACTGCTTTGCTGTTGAACTGTGAGGCTGTAGGGACTGTCCTGTCTTTACAGCAGTGTTACAAACTTGAGGGCTAAGCCTCTCTAAGGCTTAGCTTGTAAAAAATGACTGCAGAAATACTTCACACTGGGTAATGAACTGCTCTTCCTTCACAGGTGGTACAGAAGTTGGTTCTGCCCTTTGGGCGGCTGAACTACCTGCCCCTGGAACAGCAGTTTATGCCCTGCCTTGAGAGGATCCTGGCTCGGGAAGCAGGGGTGGCACCCCTGGCTACAGTCAACATCTTGATGTCACTGTGCCAACTGCGGTGCCTGCCCTTCAGAGCCCTGCACTTTGTTTTTTCCCCTGGCTTCATCAACTACATCAGTGGTACGCAGCCAGGATGGCCGGCTGGGCCCCTGAGGGCTGGAGAGGCAGGGGAACAGGGTGGCCTGCAGCCCGGAGCCCCAGTCCCCGCCTCCCCACAGGCACCCCTCATGCTCTGATTGTGCGTCGCTACCTCTCCCTGCTGGACACAGCCGTGGAGCTGGAGCTCCCAGGATACCGGGGTCCCCGCCTTCCCCGAAGGCAGCAAGTGCCCATCTTTCCCCAGCCTCTCATCACTGACCGTGCCCGCTGCAAGTACAGGTGGATGGGGCAGCCTGGGGTAAGGGGAGGGGCCAGCCTGGGAGCAGCAGAGTGGAAAAGCCAGAGGGACCATGAAGCCAAAGCTAAGGAGCTCTCGGCCACCATAAAACTGGGCCCTGAAGCAGCAGAGGGCTTTACCCAGGGTGGTGGCACTAGACCGGGACAGACTAGGATGAGGGGCCGGGCCCTTCCTGCTACTGGTGTCCTTTCTCCTCAGTCACAAGGACATAGTAGCTGAGGGGTTGCGCCAGCTGCTGGGGGAGGAGAAATACCGCCAGGACCTGACTGTGCCTCCAGGCTACTGCACAGGTGAGCGAGGGGCAGGTGGCAGGCCCATGGAGACAGAGCTCTGGCTAAGGCCTCCGACCCTGCTCCCCCTCCAGACTTCCTGCTGTGCGTCGGCAGCTCTGGTGCTGTGCTTCCCGTGAGGACCCAGGACCCCTTCCTGCCATACCCACCAAGGTCCTGCCTACAGGGCCAGGCTGCCTCTAGCCCCACTACTCGAGACCCTGCTCAGAGGTAACGGAGGCAGGGTGGGGGAACTCTGGCCACCTTGCCCGCCATGCCCTGAGTCACGTCCCTCCCCCTGCAGGGTGGTGCTGGTGTTGCGGGAACGCTGGCATTTCTGCCGGGATGGCAGGGTGCTGCTGGGCTCGAGGGCCCTGAGGGAGCGGCACTTGGGCCTGATGGGCTACCAGCTCCTGCCGGTGAGTGGCCCTGGCCTTCCCCGTGGCGCATCCTTACTGCCAGCCTGCGGGTAACCTGCTGCCCTATCCTCTCCCCACAGCTACCCTTCGAGGAACTGGAGTCCCAGAGAGGCCTGCCCCAGCTCAAGAGCTACCTGAGGCAGAAGCTCCAGGCCCTGGGCCTGCGCTGGGGGCCTGAAGGGGGCTGAGGGGATGATGTGGGGTTCAGGATGGCCCCCCCATGGGGGGTGGATGATTTGCACTTTGGTTCCCTATGTTTTGATTTCTCATTAAAGTTCCTTTCCTTCCCCATTGTGAATCTCAGTTTTGGGATGGGGAGCAGAGCTGGGTCTCCCACCTCTTTCCCATTCATGCCCCCCATACAAAGACAAAAGGCCAGAGATAGGTGGGGGCCAAAGCACTTTACTGCAGGGGCAGTGGGGGAGGAGGGGACATTAAATTATTCACTTAAATAAAAAGGAGGGAGGGGCATGGGAGGGGGGACCCCATCCCACCAGCCTGTCCCCTCGTCCATCGGTCCCTCGGCTGTCCCTCGGCGGCGGCTACACAGGCATGGGCATCTCATTGTACTCGTCCACACCCTCCCGCTCATCAAACACCGGCTCTGCCTCGTTAGCATCCAACTGTGGGGTGAGGGGTGGTCAAGAAGGgaagtggggggtgggggacctTTCCAGATCCACAGGGAGGCAAGAGGGACTGGGGGAGGCAGGCGGGAGGGCTTACACATTTCATCTCTCGCTCGGTGAAGATGcgggtgagcaccaccatgcggAGCGGCACTGTGAGGATGAGGATGAAGGGGAAGGCCAGGGAGGCAGCTGTGGACATGacagcccagagcagggccaggcagAGCAGCTGCAGGGCCGTAAACAGGTGCATACGGAGGGTCCGGACCTGGGGGGCGGAGACAGGTGAGCCCAGGTTCCTCCCCAGCCTGCTGCTGGGAAGAGCCTCTCCCCTCTTCGGAGTCGGGGATAGAAGAACAGTCCTAGGTGCCACAGAGCCGGGTTGGTACAGAGAGGAGGTGGGGGctggctgaagtgggcagatggGAGGGGCAGCTGGAGAATGACCCAAGTAGACCAGGATGGCCAGAGGCACACCCCTTCCAGTGGGGAGCTGGGGGGGGGCTTACCTTCTTGACGTAAGTGACATCTGGGTGGTGTTTGGGTGGCATGAGCAGCAGATGCAGCCGTTCATAGAACTGGATCCCATTAAGGGAGGTGACTCCCATGTACAGGAAAATTCCAAAGAGCACAGCCAGGGGGATCTGCCGGAGCAGATCCCCGATAACTATGGAGAGGCCTATGGGAGGTGCAGGATAGTTGGCCACGGGGTCCCCTGGCCCCACTGGCCCTGGGGAATCcactgggaagggaagggcaagAGGCAACGTACCCACAAGcagggcaaccagcagccctgtCACCCGCTGTTCCTTGACCTCCTGAATCTTGGGCTTGTCCCCAGGTGCCACAGCCTTGCTCATGACAGTGAGCGCGTTGGCGTGAGTGACGGAGCGGACAGTGGCAGCAGCCAACCAGGGCAGGCCAAAGAGGGCACAGATGCCGCCCATGGCCACAATGAGCAGCAGGTCCAGGTGGAAGCCAGAGCCCTTCTGCAGCATGCGCTCCTTCTTGGAGATGATGAGCCTGAGAGAGGGAGGGGTGCTGCTaaggcccaggctggactcagcTCCACAGACCACAGGGTCTTTCCAGAATgcccagccagtccctccatcTGGCTTTGGAACCTGGTGGTCCCTGTCCATTCCGTCAGGATTCAAATTCCATTACAGAGCAAAACCTCGGCCCCCAGCCCTTATCCTCCACAACAGCTCCCAGCTAGCACTGCCAGGCTGGCCTGCCCCTCCACGTGCTGTTCCTGTCCCAGCAAACATCAGGGGGTTTTTCTGCTGTCTACAGATTAAACTGTGGCCATCTAGGCATCTGAGGTTCCCTGAAGTCCCTGGGATTGCCCAGTGTGGCTGGAGGTTCCATGCTGAGTTCCCCAGCCTGGCCTGGGGCTCTGGCCTCTCATATCCCTTCGGCCAGGACCACTCACGTGGTGATCTGTGTCTCCATGAAAATGAGGATGAAGACCAGGATGGCAGGCAGCAGGCTGGCAACCATCATCCACACAGGGAAGGGGCTCTTCTCCCCCAGAGGGTTGATGACCCAGCCCCTCTTTTCTGGGGCAGTCACCGAGAATCCACTGGGAACGCTCAGCTTCTGCAGGGCAGACACAGTGTGGGGACAAGGGTTAAGGTAATGTGGAGGGCATGCCATGGAAAGGGGTTGGCATCTTAAGGACAGGCTTAAACTTAAGGACAGGCTGGGTTTGGAGGCTGGAGGGGAACACCTAGACCCAGGGCGGTGGAGGCAGCAGCCCTTGCCTGCTGCGGGCAGCACCTTACCTGGGTATAGGTGTCCTCAATACTGTAATCCACAAGCACCATGATGAGGATGGCGATGGGCACCCCAAAGTCCCCAATCACCCGCCGGATCTGAGTGGGCAGGCACACCGCTCAGAggcctgccaccacagccactGACTTCCTGCCACCCCCCTTCCTGCCCCTAACCCCCTCTTGGCCTTTAAGCCCACGCACCCGGCCAGGAAAGAACCGGCTGTTCTTGAATTTGCGCAGGAAGAAGGCGATGAAGAAGGTGCCGGCCATGAGCACCAGCGACAGCAGGGCCGTGTTGGGCTGGCCCCGGGGCTTCCCCTGCCCAGACTGCCCAGCCAAGCTCCTGTTGCCCGGCCCCAGCGTGGGTCTTGCCCTGGCCCATGTCATGTTCTCACCGCCGTCCACCTCTGAGCTGTTGGAGGCTGAGCAGCCATGCAGGGGGTGCTCCTGGAAGATCTGGGGAGAGAAGGCCACAAGGCCTTCATCAGCTGGACCGCAGAAAAGATTCCTGAGGCTCAGTGAGTGTCAGGTGGAAGGGGCGGGGCAGGGGAAAGGCTGGCCTGCTTTCAAGGAGCTTGTCTTGTTGAATTAAGACAGTGGCCCAGAGAACCAGCTGTGAGCACAGGGCAGTGTGGGGCAGCAAAGACCGAGCGGCTGGTTTAACTCAGGAAGGCAGCTGGTGAGTGGCACCAGCCAGGCTGAGAGAGGATCCGGGGGCCTAAAGGAGGAGGACATGAGCACAGAGTGGTCTCTCACACACATCTGATGCCCAGACTGACTGTCACCTCTGGAGTCTTTCCCCTTTCTACACTCCTGGATTGTTTGACATTTTAACAAAAGCATGtacttttgttattaaaaatgtgaattttaaaagcaaattaaaaataatatattttttaaaataaaacaggctgggtgcagtggctcacgcttgtaattctagtactttgggaggccgaggtaggcagatcacttgaggtcaggagttcgagaccagccttccctgtctctgctaaaaatacaaaaattagctgggcgtggtgggcacctataattccagctactcaagaggctgaggcagaggcaggagaatcgcttaaacccgggaggccaaagttgcagtgaggcaaggtcacaccactgcattccagcctgggcaacagagcaagactctgtctcaaaaaaacaaacaaacaaataaataaaataaaaaagatggactgggcctggtgactcatgcctataaccccaacactttgggaggccaaggcaggaggatcgcttgaggccaggagttccagacaagcctgggcaatctAGGCAGGcctcttcaaaaaatttaaaaattagccaggcatggggcccacctgtagtcccagctattagggaggcttaggcagaaggaacacttgagctcaggagtttgaagtaATAGCTCTAATGGTGCCACTGTGCCATTAAatatagaagtttttaaaaaataaaagtatgagtttttggctgggcacagtggctcacacctgtaatcccagcactttgggaggccgaggcgggcagatcacttgaggccaggagttcaagaccagcctggccaacatggtaaaaccccatctctactaaaaaaatacaaaaatttagctgggcatggtggcgtgtgcctgtaatcccagctacttggcaggctgaggcagaagagccactttaaaccaggaggcagaggttgcagtgagcagagatcgcgccaaaattgcactccagcctgggtgacaaagcaacactctgtctcaaaaaaaaaaaaaaaaaaaaaagaaaagaaaaagtatgagTTTTTGAAAGATTCATCTGTCTGGTTCAAGTTGctgtttgaaaataaattaaggccgggcgtggtggctcaatcctgtgatcctagcactttgggaggctgaggtggttggaccacctgaggtcaggacttcaagacaagcctggccaatatggtgaaacccgtctctactgaaaatacaaaaattagctgggtatagcagtgcacacctataatcccagctactcagcaggctgaggcaggaaaatcgcttgaatccaggaggcagaagttgcagtgagtcaaggtcacgccactgcactccagcctgggcaacagagtaagactgtctcaaaataattaattaattgattaaaaaattaatctgaggccctggtgtgtgtgttGGCAACAAGCCCCAGGAATGCTCCAGCCTGGCCTCGAATCCAGAGGATGGGACCAAGAGACTCCCTCCAGCCCTGAGACCTCGGCCCTCCTGGCCCAGCTCTCGGCAGGGGCCTGCCCACCTTCACCAGCTTGTAGAAGGTCTCATAGATGAAGATGAGTGATATCAAGAAGGCGAAGATCTCCTGGGTGAAGCGGGAGACAAAGCGGACCAGGAAACTTCCCTCCAGGGCCACCATGAGCAGGGCCAGGAGCACCAGCCAGAAGCCGATCCACACGCGGCCCACCAGGTACTCCAGGTGGTTGCTGCTACAGAACTGGAAGTGGGGGCAGTCAGGTCCCGAGCTCTGGGTGGGGATGCTGTGGGGAGGTGTCTAGGGCAGAGGAGGGGTGGCTGGAGATGGGCGGGAAGAGCCCTCACCGAGAAGAACGCCTCCTCAAAGACCAGCAGGGGCCCCGAGAAGCCGATCACCAGCAGGGGCTGGGCACCCAGCAGGCAGAAGACCACACCCTGGAGCGCTGTGGACATAATCAGCTCCGACACCCCTATCAGGTCCTGCGTCTTCTCTCCTAGGGGTGCAGGAACCAGCTCAGGAGCTGGCGGCCAGGCCCTGGGCAGTCCGCCCCACCCTCTACCTGAAGGCTCTCCTCACCCAGCAGTCCCCCAAAGGTGATGGCAGGAGACAGGGCGGCAAAGTAGATGAAGATGACGGCAGCCAGGCACTGAGGGTCAAGTGCATCTCGGAAGTCACTCAGGTAGTGGGGATAGCGGCGCCGCACATCTCGGATCAGCCCACCAAAAGGCCGCCCCGTCCGCCGAAGGGGATCATCTTCAGCTGCCCCTGCCGCCTCTACCATCTGCAGGAGCGCTGCAACCCAGGCCTCCGTCAGGGcgccccagcccctcctgcccACCTCACCCCCTTGAGGCAGCCCCGACCCCAGCCCGCCCTGGCCGTACCCTT
The nucleotide sequence above comes from Macaca nemestrina isolate mMacNem1 chromosome 4, mMacNem.hap1, whole genome shotgun sequence. Encoded proteins:
- the LOC105474907 gene encoding fas-activated serine/threonine kinase isoform X1, with the translated sequence MRRPRGEPGPRAPRPTEGATCAGPGESWSPSPNSMLRVLLSAQTSPARLSGLLLIPPVQPCCLGLSKWADRPLGGGPSAGPVQGLQRLLEQAKSPGELLRWLGQNPTKVRVHHYSVALRRLGQLLGSRPRPPPVEQATLQDLSQLIIRNCPSFDIHTIHVCLHLAVLLGFPSDGPLVCALEQERRLRLPPKPPPPLQPLLRGGQGLEAALSCPRFLRYPRQHLISSLAEARPEELTPHVMVLLAQHLARHRLREPQLLEAIAHFLVVQETQLSSKVVQKLVLPFGRLNYLPLEQQFMPCLERILAREAGVAPLATVNILMSLCQLRCLPFRALHFVFSPGFINYISGTPHALIVRRYLSLLDTAVELELPGYRGPRLPRRQQVPIFPQPLITDRARCKYSHKDIVAEGLRQLLGEEKYRQDLTVPPGYCTDFLLCVGSSGAVLPVRTQDPFLPYPPRSCLQGQAASSPTTRDPAQRVVLVLRERWHFCRDGRVLLGSRALRERHLGLMGYQLLPLPFEELESQRGLPQLKSYLRQKLQALGLRWGPEGG
- the LOC105474907 gene encoding fas-activated serine/threonine kinase isoform X2; the protein is MRRPRGEPGPRAPRPTEGATCAGPGESWSPSPNSMLRVLLSAQTSPARLSGLLLIPPVQPCCLGLSKWADRPLGGGPSAGPVQGLQRLLEQAKSPGELLRWLGQNPTKVRVHHYSVALRRLGQLLGSRPRPPPVEQATLQDLSQLIIRNCPSFDIHTIHVCLHLAVLLGFPSDGPLVCALEQERRLRLPPKPPPPLQPLLRGGQGLEAALSCPRFLRYPRQHLISSLAEARPEELTPHVMVLLAQHLARHRLREPQLLEAIAHFLVVQETQLSSKVVQKLVLPFGRLNYLPLEQQFMPCLERILAREAGVAPLATVNILMSLCQLRCLPFRALHFVFSPGFINYISAVELELPGYRGPRLPRRQQVPIFPQPLITDRARCKYSHKDIVAEGLRQLLGEEKYRQDLTVPPGYCTDFLLCVGSSGAVLPVRTQDPFLPYPPRSCLQGQAASSPTTRDPAQRVVLVLRERWHFCRDGRVLLGSRALRERHLGLMGYQLLPLPFEELESQRGLPQLKSYLRQKLQALGLRWGPEGG
- the LOC105474907 gene encoding fas-activated serine/threonine kinase isoform X3; the encoded protein is MLRVLLSAQTSPARLSGLLLIPPVQPCCLGLSKWADRPLGGGPSAGPVQGLQRLLEQAKSPGELLRWLGQNPTKVRVHHYSVALRRLGQLLGSRPRPPPVEQATLQDLSQLIIRNCPSFDIHTIHVCLHLAVLLGFPSDGPLVCALEQERRLRLPPKPPPPLQPLLRGGQGLEAALSCPRFLRYPRQHLISSLAEARPEELTPHVMVLLAQHLARHRLREPQLLEAIAHFLVVQETQLSSKVVQKLVLPFGRLNYLPLEQQFMPCLERILAREAGVAPLATVNILMSLCQLRCLPFRALHFVFSPGFINYISGTPHALIVRRYLSLLDTAVELELPGYRGPRLPRRQQVPIFPQPLITDRARCKYSHKDIVAEGLRQLLGEEKYRQDLTVPPGYCTDFLLCVGSSGAVLPVRTQDPFLPYPPRSCLQGQAASSPTTRDPAQRVVLVLRERWHFCRDGRVLLGSRALRERHLGLMGYQLLPLPFEELESQRGLPQLKSYLRQKLQALGLRWGPEGG